A stretch of the Vigna radiata var. radiata cultivar VC1973A chromosome 9, Vradiata_ver6, whole genome shotgun sequence genome encodes the following:
- the LOC106773782 gene encoding solute carrier family 40 member 2: MEESITLTREPFLAKEQQTSSSLIKHLYIGHFLARWDARMWEFSVGLYMVNIWPDSLLYAAIYGAIESASIALFGPIIGRWVDKLSYVKVLQLWLVTQNLSFVIAGATVVVLLVNSPLKFTNFSVFTLLLWTINICGGIGVLSTLAGTILIEREWLLVIAEGQPPELLTKMNSVMRRIDLTCKLLAPVITGFIISFVSLKASAITLALWNTVSVWVEYWLFTSVYNGIPALGESSQRRMARLSQSDQQRSNPTLEEDSLLSVTAGSSELVDRKHSKKLREKISEIPYVAAWKVYLKQEVALPGMALALLYFTVLSFGTLMTATLEWEGIPAFVIGMARGISATIGIAATVAYPMLQSQISTIRAGLWSVWSQWTCLIPCIAAIWIHRGFLSSYILMGSVAISRLGLWMFDLSVLQQMQDLVPESDRLIVGGVQNSLQSLMDLLAYVMGIIISDPRDFWKLTFLSFLAVTLAALLYCIHVYHVRKHLFHFDRLKWN, from the exons ATGGAAGAAAGCATCACATTGACAAGAGAGCCTTTTCTTGCCAAAGAACAGCAAACTTCATCTTCTCTGATCAAGCATTTGTATATTGGTCACTTCTTAGCTAGATGGGATGCCAG GATGTGGGAATTCTCTGTTGGTTTATATATGGTCAACATATGGCCAGACTCTTTGTTGTATGCTGCAATATATGGTGCCATTGAGTCTGCCTCCATTGCACTGTTTGGCCCCATAATTGGAAGATGGGTTGATAAGTTGTCTTATGTGAAG GTTTTGCAGTTGTGGTTGGTGACACAAAATCTCTCTTTTGTTATTGCCGGGGCAACTGTAGTTGTTTTACTCGTCAACTCACCTTTGAAGTTTACAAATTTTTCAGTTTTCACATTACTGTTATGGACCATCAATATCTGTGGTGGCATTGGTGTGCTTTCTACCCTTGCCGGCACAATCTTGATTGAAAGAGAAtg GTTGTTAGTTATAGCGGAAGGTCAACCCCCAGAATTGCTGACAAAGATGAATTCAGTTATGAGACGCATTGATCTAACCTGCAAACTTCTTGCTCCAGTTATTACTGGGTTTATTATAAGCTTCGTTTCACTAAAAGCATCTGCTATAACTTTAGCACTGTGGAATACTGTGTCCGTTTGGGTGGAGTATTGGCTTTTCACATCTGTATATAATGGGATTCCAGCATTAGGCGAAAGTAGCCAGAGGAGGATGGCAAGACTATCACAAAGTGATCAACAAAGAAGCAATCCAACTTTGGAGGAAGATAGCTTGCTTTCTGTTACTGCTGGTAGCTCAGAATTGGTGGATAGAAAACACAGTAAAAAACTTCGTGAGAAGATCTCAGAAATTCCTTATGTTGCTGCATGGAAAGTTTATTTAAAGCAAGAAGTTGCCCTTCCTGGAATGGCTCTGGCTTTGCTATATTTCACTGTACTCAG CTTTGGAACTTTGATGACAGCCACCTTAGAATGGGAAGGTATACCTGCATTTGTTATTGGAATGGCAAGAGGAATAAGTGCTACGATTGGAATTGCAGCAACAGTTGCATATCCTATGCTACAGTCTCAAATATCAACTATTAGAGCAGGACTTTGGTCTGTATGGTCTCAG TGGACTTGCCTCATTCCATGTATAGCTGCAATATGGATCCATAGGGGCTTTCTATCATCATATATTCTTATGGGAAGTGTAGCCATTTCTCGCCTTGGATTGTGGATGTTTGATTTGTCTGTGCTTCAACAAATGCAG GATCTTGTTCCTGAATCTGATCGTTTGATTGTTGGGGGTGTCCAGAACTCACTTCAATCTTTGATGGACTTATTGGCCTATGTTATGGGAATCATAATTTCTGATCCACGG GATTTTTGGAAGCTgacatttttatcatttctagCAGTCACATTAGCTGCACTCCTCTACTGCATCCATGTATACCATGTGCGGAAGCACCTCTTTCACTTTGATCGTCTAAAGTGGAATTAA